In Streptomyces sp. ML-6, the genomic stretch CTCCGCGTAGTCGACCTCCAGCACCGGGGGCCGCCAGTGCATGCCCGGCTTCAGCCCGGCCAGCAGCCCGTCCAGGCCCTCGTCGAGGACGGAGCGGCCGAGCAGCGCCCGTTCGCCGTCGATCCTTGCCAGGATGCGGTCGTGGTGCGGGGCGATCACGGCGGAGTGGTACGCGCGCAGGGTGCTCACCAGCTCCTCCCGCGCCCGCCGCTCCGCCAGCCGGGCCGCCCAGGCGGGAGCCCCGACGACCTTGTCGAGGGTCTCCAGCTCCCGCCGGACCCGGTCCGGCGGGGTGTCGAGGATCGCCGTGCAGCCGGCGTCCAGTCCTTCTTCGGCCTCGGGCGGGGTGAGGAAGTCCGGGAAGTAGCGGGCCCTGGGCACCACCTGGAACAGGATCTTGCGGACGGCGATGCCGAGCGGCGTACCGATCAGTTTCAGCCGGGCGGTGCGGTGCCACTCGGCGAAGGCCCAGCGGCCCGGGGTGCTCTGGAGCCGGTGGAGGCTGAAGGCGGTCTCCCACAGCGGGTCGGGCGTTCTCGCGATCCGGATACGGGTCAGGTCTTCGGAGGTGAAGTGAATACGCAGCATGCGGCGTCCCCCGAGATGCGGGCCGTACCCTCTCCCCCCTGGCGAGGCGGCCGTACGGAAAAGATCCCACCGCCCGTCGCCGAGCCAAAGGGGGCAAGGACGGCGGGCGCCGACCGGGCCGGGGGAGTGGCGGATTCCTGACCGTTCCGACGTCCTCCGACGGTTCCGGGGGCCACGGCTTCGCGCCAGGTGGGGCGCCGCCCCGTTCCGGTGGTCACCAAACGCTGTGAGCGGGAAGC encodes the following:
- a CDS encoding helix-turn-helix domain-containing protein, translated to MLRIHFTSEDLTRIRIARTPDPLWETAFSLHRLQSTPGRWAFAEWHRTARLKLIGTPLGIAVRKILFQVVPRARYFPDFLTPPEAEEGLDAGCTAILDTPPDRVRRELETLDKVVGAPAWAARLAERRAREELVSTLRAYHSAVIAPHHDRILARIDGERALLGRSVLDEGLDGLLAGLKPGMHWRPPVLEVDYAEDRDMHLDGRGLRLVPSYFCWHRAVAFADPALEPTLLYPLHRDRAPEPEPPGAASLGALLGRTRAAALRTARLGATTSEPARALGVSPATATHHTSVLREAGLISSHRYANTVLHTVTPIGAALLRTPR